One window of Lacerta agilis isolate rLacAgi1 chromosome 14, rLacAgi1.pri, whole genome shotgun sequence genomic DNA carries:
- the C14H14orf93 gene encoding uncharacterized protein C14orf93 homolog, producing the protein MSFSATILFSPPNTKEAKCCCCTCKQEPGAQTTTPPPPPSSSSTPITVTGTGLAVQSSEQLLHVIYQRVEKAVGLAEVALSLAKANNEALRRLEEEMGTLRRRTAPVLKASPLSGPEERQEDNEEQNEEEQEAEGFRSGVQVVIEELRQLGAAAGPPGHLGFSPVHLGPGGLGGGAEESPAVDVSIQRVYATPPSPSSQPLDDPSLSCPEVSPNSITLEDNMRGEPRFSLGFASLPCRNRSMGQKNARRKRDLVLSKLVHNVHNHITNDKRFDGSESIKSSWNISVVKFLLEKLKHELVSNHHNYTDKELKGACVAYFLTKRREYRNSLNPFKGLKEKEEKKLRSRRYRLFANRSGVARLLGPEEQRLWQGVTEELMSDEEDSLSEPGVWVARPPRFRATPLTQLCYRLDANSKHGTKANRVYGSPSDRLPSAEAQLLPLHLFNPHFQEEGARAGTPPRPPSHKGFCPDLSSFVEIKVEKDE; encoded by the exons ATGTCATTCAGTGCCACAATTTTGTTCTCCCCTCCCAACACCAAAGaagcaaaatgctgctgctgcacctgcaAGCAGGAGCCGGGGGCTCAGACGACTAcgccgccaccgccaccatcTTCATCAAGCACCCCGATCACGGTTACAGGCACTGGGCTAGCAGTACAGTCTTCAGAGCAACTGCTCCATGTCATCTATCAACGTGTAGAGAAGGCAGTGGGCCTTGCTGAGGTGGCGCTGAGCCTGGCCAAGGCCAATAATGAAGCCCTGAGGCGGctggaggaggaaatggggacaCTGCGCCGAAGGACGGCCCCCGTCCTCAAAGCCAGCCCCTTGAGTGGTCCTGAGGAGCGGCAAGAGGACAATGAAGAGCAGAATGAGGAGGAACAAGAGGCTGAAGGCTTCAGAAGTGGCGTCCAGGTGGTCATTGAAGAACTGCGGCAGCTGGGAGCAGCGGCAGGGCCACCTGGACACTTGGGTTTCTCGCCTGTGCATCTGGGGCCTGGGGGGCTTGGCGGG GGCGCAGAAGAATCACCCGCAGTAGATGTCTCCATTCAAAGGGTCTATGCCACAccaccttccccctcctctcagcctctggATGAtccttctctctcctgcccagAGGTATCCCCCAACAGCATCACCTTGGAGGACAACATGCGCGGGGAGCCACGTTTCTCTTTGGGCTTTGCAAGTCTTCCTTGTAGAAACCGAAGCATGGGACAGAAGAATGCAAGGCGCAAGAGGGACTTGGTGCTCTCG AAACTGGTCCATAATGTCCACAACCACATCACCAATGACAAGAGGTTTGATGGCTCTGAGAG cattaAATCTTCATGGAATATCTCTGTAGTGAAATTCTTGCTGGAGAAACTCAAGCATGAATTGGTATCAAATCACCACAATTATACTGACAAAGAACTAAAAG GTGCTTGTGTGGCCTACTTTCTAACCAAACGACGTGAGTATCGCAACTCTCTCAATCCCTTCAAAGGActcaaggagaaggaggagaagaaactACGAAGTAGACGCTACCGG CTTTTTGCAAATCGTTCAGGGGTGGCGCGTCTGCTGGGCCCTGAAGAGCAGCGTTTGTGGCAAGGTGTGACAGAGGAGCTCATGTCAGACGAGGAAGACAGCCTAAGTGAGCCAGGTGTGTGGGTGGCACGCCCCCCACGATTCCGCGCTACCCCTCTCACTCAGCTTTGCTACCGACTTGATGCCAACTCAAAGCATGGCACCAAAGCTAACCGGGTTTATGGGTCGCCCTCTGACCGCCTGCCCTCCGCTGAAGCTCAGCTTTTGCCCTTGCACCTCTTCAACCCCCATTTTCAAGAGGAAGGAGCCAGGGCGGGCACACCGCCTAGGCCACCCAGCCACAAAGGCTTTTGTCCTGACCTCAGCTCATTCGTTGAGATCAAAGTGGAAAAGGATGAGTGA